The Struthio camelus isolate bStrCam1 chromosome 24, bStrCam1.hap1, whole genome shotgun sequence genome includes a window with the following:
- the AMIGO1 gene encoding amphoterin-induced protein 1, with protein MRGGRGPAAALLLLLLLLAAVALRRGRAAAGCPPRCVCASNILSCSQAVLTGVPVPLPRFTAVLDLSHNNVSRLRADWAPGRLAHLHSLLLSHNGLTFVSTEAFAHVPHLRHLDLSSNRLRALDENLFSDLAELEVLLLYNNEIAAVDRTAFENLARLRKLYLSQNHIARFPLELLKDGTRLPQLALLDLSANRLKSLPVAELQGLPAWLRDGLYLHGNPLACDCPLYELFARWHRRQLSAVLDFQEELRCLLPPAKKPVGILALGGHEPLNCSEAKEAVLEAHLGDTVTLGCDTRLRAVSAREWVTPAGERLLEEGGNGSAALLANGSLRLRALRLEDGGTYACSVAGPVLNETLYVELLVHNFTLHGPHDTLNTAYTTLVGCILSVVLVLIYLYLTPCRCCCCRAGDKAAAPRDDSIASSVLSATPNHNAEAPAPKEPFRPRSASSSAAAAAWGQNGKFKAGGAPEPAAKEAPKAQRKMSDPDSVSSVFSDTPIVV; from the coding sequence atgcgggggggccgggggccggcggcggccctgctgctgctgctgctgctgctggcggccgTGGCGCTGCggaggggccgggcggcagccgggTGCCCCCCGCGCTGCGTCTGCGCCTCCAACATCCTGAGCTGCTCGCAGGCGGTGCTGACCGGCGTGCCGGTGCCGCTGCCCCGCTTCACCGCCGTCCTCGACCTGAGCCACAACAACGTGAGCCGCCTGCGGGCCGACTGGGCGCCGGGGCGCCTGGCCCACCTGCACTCGCTGCTGCTCAGCCACAACGGCCTCACCTTCGTCTCCACCGAGGCCTTCGCCCACGTGCCCCACCTGCGCCACCTGGACCTCTCCTCGAACCGCCTGCGGGCCCTCGACGAGAACCTCTTCAGCGACCTGGCCGAGCTGGAGGTGCTGCTGCTCTACAACAACGAGATCGCCGCCGTGGACCGCACGGCCTTCGAGAACCTGGCGCGCCTGCGCAAGCTCTACCTGAGCCAGAACCACATCGCCCGCTTCCCGCTGGAGCTGCTCAAGGACGGCACGCGCCTGccccagctggccctgctcgacCTCTCCGCCAACCGCCTCAAGAGCCTGCCCGTGGCCGAGCTGCAGGGGCTGCCCGCCTGGCTGCGCGACGGCCTCTACCTGCACGGCAACCCGCTGGCCTGCGACTGCCCCCTCTACGAGCTCTTCGCCCGCTGGCACCGGCGCCAGCTCAGCGCCGTGCTGGATTTCCAGGAGGAGCtgcgctgcctcctgccgccgGCCAAGAAGCCCGTCGGCATCCTCGCCCTGGGCGGCCACGAGCCGCTCAACTGCAGCGAGGCCAAGGAGGCCGTGCTGGAGGCCCACCTGGGCGACACCGTCACGCTGGGCTGCGACACCCGCCTGCGGGCCGTCAGCGCCCGCGAGTGGGTGACGCCGGCCGGCGAGCGCCTGCTGGAGGAAGGGGGCAACGGCAGCGCGGCGCTGCTGGCCAACGGCAGCCTGCGGCTGCGGGCGCTGCGCCTGGAGGACGGCGGCACCTACGCCTGCTCGGTGGCCGGCCCCGTCCTCAACGAGACGCTCTACGTGGAGCTGCTGGTGCACAACTTCACGCTGCACGGCCCCCACGACACGCTCAACACCGCCTACACCACCCTGGTGGGCTGCATCCTGAGCGTGGTGCTGGTGCTCATCTACCTGTACCTGACgccctgccgctgctgctgctgccgcgccGGCGACaaggcggccgccccgcgcgacGACAGCATCGCCTCCTCCGTGCTCAGCGCCACCCCCAACCACAACGCCGAGGCGCCCGCGCCCAAGGAGCCCTtccggccccgctcggcctcctcctccgccgccgccgccgcctggggcCAGAACGGCAAGTTCAAAGCCGGCGGCGCTCCCGAGCCGGCGGCCAAGGAGGCTCCCAAGGCGCAGAGGAAGATGTCCGATCCGGATTCGGTCAGCTCGGTGTTTTCAGACACCCCCATCGTGGTGTAA
- the GPR61 gene encoding G-protein coupled receptor 61, which translates to MEPSLPAPWAWNGSRPARPLQPSPGPMPANGTADAKPKDVASKSVGLFFMLLIDLTAIVGNAAVMTVIVKTPALRKFVFVFHLCLVDFLAALTLMPLEMLSGSAVFDSPVFGEAMCRVYLFLSVCFISMCILSISTINVERYYYVVHPMRYEVKMTVGLVACVLVGVWLKAVATSLVPVLGWLSPDRPPAPAGRGCSLQWSRGPYCKFFVVFFAAFYFLLPLLIIVVVYCSMFKVARVAAMHHGPLPTWMETPRRRSESLSSRSTMVTSSGAPRTTPQRTFGGGKAAAILLAVGGQFLFCWLPYFSFHLYTALSPQPPAGRQAETVVTWLGYFCFTSNPFFYGCLNRQIRGELGRLLTCFFKQPPEDDLRLPSREGSIEENFLQFLQGTGCPAEPRPRPATPSPKRDQPPVDFRIPGQIAEEAAELPEQRRGGGGGGGDGYVPAATSPKREL; encoded by the coding sequence ATGGAGCCCTCCCTGCCTGCGCCGTGGGCCTGGAACGGCTCTAGGCCGGCGCGGCCGCTCCAGCCCTCGCCGGGCCCCATGCCCGCCAACGGCACGGCCGACGCCAAGCCCAAGGACGTGGCTTCCAAGTCGGTGGGGCTCTTCTTCATGCTGCTCATCGACCTGACGGCCATCGTGGGCAACGCGGCCGTCATGACCGTCATCGTGAAGACGCCGGCGCTGCGCAAGTTCGTCTTCGTCTTCCACCTCTGCCTGGTGGACTTCCTGGCCGCCCTCACCCTCATGCCCCTGGAGATGCTCTCCGGCTCGGCCGTCTTCGACAGCCCCGTTTTTGGCGAGGCCATGTGCCGCGTCTACCTGTTCCTCAGCGTCTGCTTCATCAGCATGTGCATCCTCTCCATCTCCACCATCAACGTGGAGCGCTACTACTACGTGGTGCACCCCATGCGCTACGAGGTGAAGATGACGGTGGGGCTGGTGGCCTGCGTGCTGGTGGGCGTCTGGCTCAAGGCGGTGGCCACCTCCCTGGTCCCCGTGCTGGGCTGGCTCTCGCCGgaccggccgccggcccccgccggccgcgggtgCTCGCTGCAGTGGAGCCGCGGGCCTTACTGCAAGTTCTTCGTGGTCTTCTTCGCCGCCTTCtacttcctcctgcccctcctcaTCATCGTCGTGGTCTACTGCAGCATGTTCAAGGTGGCGCGGGTGGCCGCCATGCACCACGGCCCCCTGCCCACCTGGATGGAGACGCCGCGGCGGCGCTCGGAGTCGCTCAGCAGCCGCTCCACCATGGTGACCAGCTCAGGGGCGCCGCGCACCACGCCGCAGAGGACGTTCGGCGGCGGCAAGGCGGCCGCCATCCTGCTGGCCGTGGGGGGCCAGTTCCTCTTCTGCTGGCTGCCctacttctccttccacctctacACGGCCCTGAGCCCccagccgccggcggggcggcaggCCGAGACCGTGGTCACTTGGCTCGGCTACTTCTGCTTTACCTCCAACCCTTTCTTCTACGGGTGCCTCAACCGGCAGATCCGGGGCGAGCTCGGCCGGCTCCTCACCTGCTTCTTCAAGCAGCCGCCGGAGGACGACCTGCGGCTGCCCAGCCGCGAGGGCTCCATCGAGGAGAACTTCCTGCAGTTCCTCCAGGGCACGGGctgccccgccgagccccggccccggcccgccacccccagccccaagcGGGACCAACCCCCCGTCGACTTCCGCATCCCGGGGCAGATCGCCGAGGAGGCGGCCGAGCTCCCGgagcagcgccggggcggcggcggcggcggcggcgatggctaCGTGCCGGCGGCCACCTCTCCCAAACGGGAGCTGTAG